A genomic window from Glycine soja cultivar W05 chromosome 10, ASM419377v2, whole genome shotgun sequence includes:
- the LOC114370910 gene encoding histone H4-like: MPGRGKGGKGLGKGGAKRHRKVLRNNIQGITKPAIRRLARRGGVKRISGLIYEETRGILKIFLENVIRDAVTYTEHARRKIVIAMDVVYALKRQGKTLYGFGG; the protein is encoded by the coding sequence ATGCCAGGAAGAGGAAAAGGAGGCAAGGGTTTGGGAAAGGGAGGAGCGAAGCGACACCGTAAGGTTCTGAGGAACAACATCCAAGGGATCACAAAACCTGCGATTCGGCGTCTCGCGAGGCGTGGCGGCGTTAAGCGAATCAGCGGCCTCATCTACGAGGAGACACGTGGCATCCTCAAGATATTCCTCGAAAACGTGATTCGTGATGCTGTAACCTACACCGAACACGCTCGCCGCAAGATTGTCATTGCTATGGACGTTGTTTACGCCCTCAAGAGACAGGGCAAAACCCTCTATGGTTTCGGTGGTTAG
- the LOC114370364 gene encoding UDP-glycosyltransferase 73D1-like, with translation MAIQPMQPHFVLVPLFAQGHMIPMIDMAKILAEQGVVVTLLSTPQNASRFEQTICRAISQSGLPIHLLQIPFPCQQVGLPIGCENLDTLQSRNLLRKFYNALDMLQEPLEEYLKSHATPPSCIISDKCISWTSTTATRFNIPRLVFHGMSCFSLLSSHNIKLSNAHLSVNSDSQPFVIPGLPQRVIEITRAQLPGAFVALPDLDDFRDKMVEAEMSAYGIVVNSFEELEQGCAGEYEKVMNKRVWCIGPVSLCNKESLDKFERGNKPSIEEKQCLEWLNLMEQRSVIYVCLGSLCRLVPSQLIELGLALEASNRPFIWVVKTIGENFEVEKWLEDENFEERVKGRGLLIKGWAPQILILSHPSIGGFLTHCGWNSTIESVCSGVPMITWPLFAEQFLNEKCIVEVLKIGVRIGVEVPVRFGDEKKGGVLVKKIQIMEAIEMIMEGGEEGDKRRSGVTELGNIARRALEEEGSSRFNISCLIQDVMKH, from the coding sequence ATGGCCATTCAACCAATGCAACCTCACTTTGTGTTGGTTCCACTATTTGCTCAAGGCCACATGATCCCCATGATAGACATGGCAAAGATCTTGGCCGAGCAAGGAGTGGTCGTGACTTTGCTCAGCACCCCTCAAAACGCCTCAAGGTTTGAGCAAACAATCTGCAGAGCAATATCACAATCTGGCCTTCCAATTCACCTCTTGCAAATCCCATTCCCATGCCAACAAGTTGGTCTTCCAATAGGGTGCGAGAATCTTGACACTTTGCAATCAAGAAACCTCCTCAGAAAGTTCTACAATGCACTTGACATGCTTCAAGAGCCCTTGGAAGAGTATCTCAAAAGTCATGCTACTCCTCCAAGTTGCATTATCTCAGACAAATGCATCTCTTGGACTTCAACAACAGCCACAAGGTTCAACATTCCAAGGCTTGTTTTCCACGGCATGTCATGCTTCTCATTGCTCAGCTCACACAACATCAAACTCAGCAATGCTCATCTTTCTGTCAACTCTGATTCACAGCCTTTTGTGATTCCTGGATTGCCACAAAGGGTAATTGAGATAACAAGAGCACAGCTTCCTGGTGCATTTGTTGCTCTACCTGACTTGGATGATTTCAGGGATAAAATGGTTGAGGCTGAAATGTCTGCTTATGGGATTGTGGTGAATAGCTTCGAGGAATTGGAACAAGGGTGCGCCGGCGAGTACGAAAAGGTTATGAACAAGAGAGTTTGGTGCATAGGTCCGGTGTCTTTGTGTAACAAGGAGAGTTTGGACAAGTTTGAGAGAGGGAACAAGCCTTCAATTGAAGAGAAACAATGCTTGGAATGGCTCAACTTAATGGAACAAAGGTCAGTTATTTATGTGTGTCTTGGTAGCTTGTGTAGGCTTGTTCCATCACAACTAATTGAACTTGGGTTGGCCTTGGAAGCATCAAATAGACCCTTTATTTGGGTGGTAAAAACTATAGGAGAGAATTTTGAGGTGGAAAAGTGGTTGGAAGATGAGAATTTTGAGGAAAGGGTCAAGGGGAGAGGTCTTTTGATTAAGGGATGGGCCCCACAAATTCTAATACTCTCTCACCCTTCAATTGGAGGGTTCTTGACTCATTGTGGATGGAATTCAACTATAGAAAGTGTTTGCTCTGGGGTGCCAATGATAACATGGCCTTTGTTTGCTGAGcaatttttgaatgaaaaatgCATTGTTGAAGTTTTGAAGATTGGAGTCAGGATAGGGGTCGAGGTACCAGTAAGGTTTGGTGATGAAAAGAAAGGTGgggttttggtgaagaaaatacaaatcaTGGAAGCTATAGAGATGATTATGGAAGGAGGTGAAGAGGGAGACAAGAGGAGGAGTGGAGTAACAGAACTTGGAAACATTGCTAGAAGGGCTCTAGAGGAGGAAGGTTCATCTCGTTTCAACATTTCATGCTTGATTCAAGATGTAATGAAACATTAA